In Chryseobacterium camelliae, one DNA window encodes the following:
- a CDS encoding SDR family oxidoreductase has product MERTTQELTGRTALVTGGTKGIGKAIADELASLGATVIVSARHEPAEKIPYDFIKADLIHSDSINELAGQLLDQYKNLDILINNVGGTSAPAGGFSVLTEQDWENDLQLNLLAAIKLDKAIVPSMIARNQGVVIHISSLNGKLPLYASNLSYGVSKAALNNYSKALANEVASKGIRVITVSPGMVKTTAMEAFLNSYASSIGKSFDETQQLVMDSLGGVPMNRMAQPEEIAHLVGFLASPKASYITGANYVIDGGTVPTIF; this is encoded by the coding sequence ATGGAAAGAACAACACAAGAACTAACAGGTAGGACCGCACTGGTTACAGGCGGGACCAAGGGAATAGGCAAAGCGATAGCGGATGAACTGGCTTCATTAGGGGCAACGGTTATCGTTTCGGCACGGCATGAACCTGCTGAAAAGATACCATATGATTTTATCAAAGCGGATCTTATCCATAGCGATAGTATCAACGAACTTGCAGGACAGCTGTTGGATCAGTACAAAAACCTGGATATCCTGATCAATAATGTCGGCGGCACATCTGCCCCTGCGGGTGGGTTTAGCGTCCTGACGGAGCAGGACTGGGAAAATGACCTTCAACTGAATTTACTGGCGGCCATAAAATTGGATAAGGCCATCGTTCCCTCGATGATTGCACGAAACCAGGGCGTGGTTATCCATATCTCTTCGCTTAACGGCAAGCTGCCACTGTATGCTTCCAACCTGTCCTACGGTGTTTCTAAAGCGGCACTGAATAATTACAGTAAGGCACTGGCCAATGAAGTGGCTTCAAAGGGCATCCGGGTGATCACTGTTTCCCCGGGAATGGTAAAGACCACGGCAATGGAGGCCTTTCTCAATAGTTACGCTTCCTCTATCGGGAAAAGCTTTGACGAAACGCAGCAATTGGTCATGGACAGTCTGGGCGGTGTGCCGATGAACAGGATGGCACAGCCTGAGGAAATTGCGCATCTGGTAGGCTTTCTTGCATCTCCTAAAGCTTCCTATATCACGGGCGCAAATTATGTAATAGACGGAGGTACTGTCCCTACTATTTTTTAA
- a CDS encoding saccharopine dehydrogenase family protein → MENKMLIYGAAGYTGKIIAERAKELKLDFEVAGREHDKIRDLASELQVPYHVFTVGDETAWKIALADKKVLINAAGPFKFTAEQAMHACLKSGVHYLDISAELETYQLAETLDLKAKEAHIQLISGAGLFVSYDALAVYVAGKVKNPQKLSVGFWHFGGFSRGSIISSKNIADLGILVRKDNEIIAQPHAKPKMFRFADDEEECLPTPLGGIILSYKSTKIPNIEEYFSLQLPAVGLPDMTSENLPDGPTAEERAAGRNALSAEVVSDNGEIFRAAVDAPSGYTLTPLSVMAVANRILNGDFKTGYQSPGSAYGVSIIYDIPDTHLIDITQ, encoded by the coding sequence ATGGAAAATAAAATGCTCATTTACGGAGCAGCGGGATATACCGGGAAAATTATAGCGGAAAGAGCCAAAGAACTAAAGCTTGATTTTGAAGTAGCCGGAAGAGAACACGACAAGATTCGGGATTTAGCTTCGGAGTTACAAGTTCCCTATCACGTGTTTACCGTAGGAGATGAAACCGCCTGGAAAATAGCTTTGGCAGACAAAAAAGTTTTGATCAATGCAGCAGGGCCATTTAAGTTTACTGCAGAACAGGCAATGCATGCGTGTCTGAAATCGGGCGTGCACTACCTTGACATCAGTGCCGAACTGGAAACCTATCAACTGGCAGAAACATTGGATCTGAAAGCTAAAGAAGCGCATATTCAGTTAATATCAGGGGCAGGCTTATTTGTAAGTTACGATGCGTTGGCGGTTTATGTAGCCGGAAAAGTAAAGAATCCACAAAAGCTTTCGGTAGGATTTTGGCACTTTGGGGGATTTTCGAGAGGTTCAATTATCAGCAGCAAAAATATAGCTGATCTGGGCATATTGGTGCGGAAGGACAATGAGATCATTGCCCAGCCCCATGCCAAACCTAAAATGTTCCGCTTTGCAGATGATGAAGAAGAATGCCTCCCGACACCGTTAGGAGGAATCATCCTTTCTTATAAATCAACGAAGATTCCGAATATTGAAGAATATTTCTCATTGCAATTACCGGCTGTTGGATTGCCTGACATGACTTCAGAAAACCTGCCAGACGGACCCACCGCTGAGGAACGCGCAGCCGGAAGAAATGCACTTTCCGCTGAAGTGGTTAGTGATAATGGAGAAATATTCCGTGCCGCCGTAGATGCACCATCAGGTTATACACTTACCCCATTGTCGGTTATGGCGGTAGCCAACCGTATACTGAATGGGGATTTTAAGACCGGGTACCAATCGCCGGGTTCGGCTTATGGCGTATCAATTATCTACGATATTCCGGATACCCATCTCATTGACATAACACAATAA
- a CDS encoding helix-turn-helix domain-containing protein produces MKKLPVIFDSLSQLHKAMGQPAPSHPLISIINYGEAQFDPKDFEQGIILNFYKISFKTNFSGKLKYGQGYYDFEEGGMSFIAPGQLIKMQDEEANYDGMTLHIHPDFLRPYPLSSVIRHYGYFSYSAAEALYLSEKEKATILSIYRFIQEELSERIDKFSQDVIISQIELLLKYANRFYDRQFLTRKAVNNDLLTRLEQLLEDYFNEEKSLVIGLPTVNALADNLHVTPRYLSDLLRNLIGLNSQQFIHEKVIEKAKEYLAKDELTIAEIAYHLGFEHPQSFNKLFKSKTSLSPSDYKRSLLN; encoded by the coding sequence ATGAAAAAGCTACCGGTCATATTTGATTCCTTATCCCAACTGCATAAAGCAATGGGACAGCCGGCACCTTCTCATCCCCTGATCAGCATTATCAATTACGGAGAGGCTCAATTCGATCCCAAAGATTTCGAACAGGGCATCATCCTGAACTTTTATAAAATTTCTTTCAAGACAAACTTTTCAGGAAAACTGAAATATGGTCAGGGCTACTATGATTTTGAGGAAGGTGGAATGTCATTCATTGCTCCTGGTCAGCTGATTAAGATGCAGGATGAAGAAGCCAATTATGATGGTATGACGCTCCATATCCATCCTGATTTTCTCAGGCCCTATCCGTTGAGTTCGGTCATCAGGCATTACGGCTATTTCAGCTATTCGGCGGCAGAAGCATTGTATCTTTCCGAAAAAGAAAAAGCTACCATTCTCAGCATTTATCGTTTTATTCAGGAAGAACTAAGCGAACGCATCGATAAATTCAGTCAGGACGTGATCATCTCACAGATCGAGTTGCTGCTCAAATATGCTAACCGTTTTTATGACCGTCAATTCCTGACCAGAAAAGCAGTCAATAATGATCTTCTTACCAGACTGGAACAACTGCTGGAAGATTACTTTAACGAGGAGAAATCACTGGTCATTGGACTACCTACCGTTAATGCTTTAGCAGACAACCTCCATGTAACGCCACGCTACCTGAGTGATCTTTTGCGAAATCTCATTGGATTGAACTCTCAACAGTTTATCCATGAAAAGGTCATAGAAAAGGCAAAAGAATATCTTGCGAAAGATGAACTGACCATCGCAGAAATTGCCTATCACCTGGGATTCGAGCACCCCCAGTCTTTCAACAAACTGTTTAAAAGTAAAACCTCCCTTTCCCCGTCTGACTATAAAAGATCTTTATTGAATTAA
- a CDS encoding MazG-like protein — translation MDIKEIMERSKNIRAAYHQLEKQHHGIEWTVEEDALAFLTDAGLIGRHTMSQQERWPASNTGTELEHKLGECVWWLAVLADRMDIDLEEATEKFLKKTENLLRG, via the coding sequence ATGGATATTAAAGAAATCATGGAACGCTCAAAAAACATAAGAGCTGCTTATCATCAATTAGAGAAACAACACCACGGCATTGAATGGACTGTTGAGGAAGATGCGCTGGCATTTTTGACTGATGCAGGTTTAATTGGCCGCCACACGATGTCGCAACAAGAACGCTGGCCGGCATCGAACACGGGCACAGAGCTGGAACACAAATTGGGCGAATGCGTCTGGTGGCTAGCTGTTCTGGCTGACCGGATGGATATAGATCTTGAAGAAGCTACAGAGAAGTTTTTGAAAAAAACTGAAAACCTACTACGAGGTTAG
- a CDS encoding DUF2652 domain-containing protein: protein MSGDNQGMVFIVDISGYSHFIRDVDPTEGLIIIRRLLSKIIDCNRLSFRISEIEGDAILFYRMGIAPSVEDVVRQFAQMRNAFKRIILLYQQKFPEIGQLELKAIAHYGHIEEFKIDRFSKLYGNTLVDAHRLLKNSIPSNAYVMLSTDYLEHVEEFPFDYSTCGTYQCDIYDVGSLCYRYFPFDVWDMPKDLSC from the coding sequence ATGTCAGGAGATAATCAAGGTATGGTCTTTATTGTGGATATTAGCGGATATTCACACTTTATCAGAGATGTTGATCCAACTGAAGGACTAATCATTATACGCCGCCTTCTCAGTAAAATCATTGACTGTAACCGTCTTTCTTTTAGAATTTCTGAGATAGAAGGCGATGCGATCTTATTTTATCGGATGGGAATTGCACCATCGGTAGAAGATGTTGTGCGACAGTTCGCACAGATGCGCAATGCATTTAAAAGAATCATCCTGCTTTACCAGCAGAAATTTCCTGAAATTGGCCAATTAGAGCTGAAGGCAATTGCACATTACGGGCATATAGAAGAATTTAAAATAGACCGTTTCAGCAAACTCTACGGAAACACCCTTGTTGATGCCCATCGTTTATTGAAGAATAGTATTCCCTCTAATGCTTATGTAATGTTATCTACGGATTACTTGGAACACGTGGAAGAATTTCCATTCGATTATAGTACCTGCGGCACCTATCAATGTGATATATATGATGTAGGCTCACTCTGTTACAGATATTTTCCTTTCGATGTATGGGATATGCCTAAAGATTTATCCTGCTAA
- a CDS encoding ParB N-terminal domain-containing protein — MKYEWLNKKTPRSVDQLRLWSENPRLNPEEKHILLSDFAEDMTFEESDRKDFFKLLKSIVDDGFIPADPVVVWKNEENEKFYVAEGNRRVLALKLLREPNKAPKSIRGMVRVLSSKINKESIEKVLVNVAPSFEDAEWYINQRNSNSSLQKSWSRVQQQRWISELYEKYDGNIEKISSITKMTQGELENFIRILKIKDLVKLEEVRHQLSDSEYNDATSYRFPITILERFFSNKDVKEKWGIDYDGINIKFVNKLSFLNAYGKLIKDIVTKNPDNAIDTRTITTNLDGILNKLPKVELENIDDAQETNEGITNPDIEDQPEDTPAPAPTPSAPLVVKNDPNRSRLVLNIYTINTDSYRIVGLFNELKEIPLKYSNCIASSIRVFLDLCVLKYIQTENLETAISTHYRKSIKDVSLKNRLEYLKTNNLPDKPKKIVEKLLQTSNQYSLDVLNGYIHGQDSHYLGRAFLNGFWDFLFPLLEKLVEINEEI, encoded by the coding sequence ATGAAATACGAATGGCTCAATAAAAAAACTCCTCGCTCTGTCGATCAATTAAGATTATGGTCTGAAAACCCAAGACTTAACCCAGAAGAGAAACATATACTACTAAGTGATTTTGCTGAAGATATGACATTTGAAGAATCTGATAGAAAAGACTTTTTTAAACTGTTAAAATCAATTGTTGATGACGGTTTTATTCCTGCCGATCCAGTAGTAGTATGGAAAAACGAAGAAAATGAAAAATTTTATGTTGCAGAGGGTAATAGAAGAGTTTTAGCCTTAAAATTACTTAGGGAACCCAATAAAGCTCCTAAGAGTATTAGAGGAATGGTAAGAGTTTTATCTTCAAAAATTAATAAAGAATCAATTGAAAAAGTATTAGTAAATGTAGCTCCCTCTTTTGAAGATGCTGAGTGGTATATTAACCAAAGAAATAGTAACTCATCTTTACAAAAATCTTGGTCAAGAGTACAACAACAAAGGTGGATTTCAGAACTTTATGAAAAATATGACGGAAATATTGAAAAAATCTCTTCTATAACTAAAATGACTCAAGGCGAACTTGAAAATTTTATTAGAATTTTGAAAATAAAAGATTTAGTAAAATTAGAAGAGGTAAGACATCAATTATCAGATAGCGAATATAATGATGCTACTTCATATAGATTTCCAATTACAATATTAGAAAGATTTTTTTCAAATAAAGATGTTAAAGAAAAGTGGGGAATTGATTATGACGGAATAAACATTAAATTTGTAAATAAATTAAGCTTTTTAAACGCTTATGGAAAATTAATCAAAGACATTGTAACTAAAAATCCTGACAATGCTATTGACACAAGAACTATTACCACAAATCTAGATGGTATCTTAAATAAATTACCTAAAGTAGAGTTAGAAAACATAGATGATGCTCAAGAGACAAATGAAGGAATTACAAACCCTGATATAGAAGATCAGCCAGAGGACACGCCAGCTCCAGCTCCAACACCATCAGCACCATTAGTAGTAAAAAATGATCCTAATAGAAGTAGACTTGTTTTAAATATCTATACAATTAACACTGATAGTTACAGAATAGTTGGTTTATTTAATGAATTAAAAGAAATTCCTTTGAAATATAGTAATTGTATAGCATCATCAATTAGAGTATTTTTAGATTTATGCGTATTAAAGTATATCCAAACAGAAAATTTAGAAACAGCAATTTCTACTCATTATAGAAAATCAATAAAGGATGTTAGTTTAAAAAATAGATTAGAATATTTAAAAACAAATAATTTACCTGATAAACCAAAAAAAATTGTAGAAAAATTACTTCAAACATCTAATCAGTATAGCTTAGACGTTCTAAATGGATATATACATGGTCAAGATTCTCATTATCTAGGACGTGCATTTTTAAATGGTTTTTGGGATTTTTTATTTCCATTATTAGAAAAATTAGTAGAAATTAATGAAGAAATTTAA
- a CDS encoding nuclear transport factor 2 family protein — MDINIFIQEFIAASNAYDTKGYLEKWHKNAVLDDPSVGKVFKGHAGIRNYFESYFIGYKTQTQLVRLNIISDNEAHIEVEFTGDFPEGKIGGIFDLTFKEEKIANAKADLL; from the coding sequence ATGGATATCAACATCTTTATACAGGAATTTATTGCAGCAAGCAATGCCTATGACACAAAAGGCTATTTAGAAAAATGGCATAAAAACGCAGTCCTTGACGACCCTTCTGTCGGAAAGGTTTTCAAGGGACACGCAGGAATCAGAAATTATTTTGAAAGTTATTTCATTGGCTATAAAACCCAGACACAACTCGTAAGGCTGAACATTATCAGCGACAATGAAGCTCACATTGAAGTCGAATTTACAGGTGACTTTCCCGAAGGAAAAATAGGGGGAATATTTGATCTCACTTTTAAAGAAGAAAAGATTGCAAACGCAAAAGCTGATTTACTCTGA
- a CDS encoding helix-turn-helix domain-containing protein codes for MSNQNFRVIKSVEDYHKLLKLNKPQHPLLSIIDFSAASYINPAADISIVMDLYCISIKENSDCILRYGPKHYDFTEGVMSFIKPGQVLTVEPGSSQVTDGFSLVFHPDFIRSFPLYSKLKNYAFFDYEVNEALFLSEMEKIHIRGLMASIMQEYTNSIDLFSQEAIVAFIELLLVYGNRYYNRQFITRKSNNEHYVVKFEKMLESYFSSGKLMEDGLPNVKYFAEQLHMSPNYLSDLLRLSTGKSAQGHIQELLIEEAKTLLTTSHLSVAEISYMLGFEQPQSLNRLFKKKTNMSPVQFRQSFN; via the coding sequence ATGTCAAATCAGAATTTCAGAGTTATAAAATCCGTAGAGGATTACCATAAACTGCTTAAGCTGAACAAGCCACAGCATCCGTTGTTGAGCATTATTGATTTTTCAGCGGCTTCCTATATTAATCCAGCTGCAGATATTTCGATTGTGATGGATCTCTATTGTATTTCCATCAAAGAAAATTCAGACTGTATTTTACGATATGGGCCCAAGCACTATGACTTTACCGAGGGCGTAATGTCATTTATAAAGCCTGGTCAGGTATTGACGGTTGAACCTGGAAGCAGTCAGGTGACCGATGGGTTCTCGCTGGTCTTTCATCCGGATTTTATCCGTTCATTTCCCTTATATTCAAAACTAAAAAATTACGCATTTTTTGATTATGAAGTGAATGAAGCATTATTTTTATCCGAAATGGAAAAGATACATATCCGCGGCCTGATGGCCAGTATTATGCAGGAATATACCAATAGTATCGATCTGTTCAGCCAGGAGGCCATCGTTGCCTTTATCGAACTCCTGTTGGTATATGGCAATAGGTATTACAACCGTCAGTTCATTACCAGAAAATCCAACAACGAACATTACGTTGTCAAATTTGAAAAGATGCTGGAATCTTATTTTTCTTCCGGCAAACTTATGGAGGATGGTCTGCCAAATGTTAAATATTTTGCGGAGCAACTCCATATGTCGCCAAATTATCTAAGTGACCTGCTGCGTCTATCTACAGGTAAAAGTGCACAGGGCCATATTCAGGAGCTTCTAATTGAAGAAGCCAAAACATTGCTCACCACATCGCATCTCAGCGTTGCAGAAATCTCCTATATGCTGGGTTTTGAGCAGCCCCAGTCACTTAACCGTCTCTTCAAAAAGAAGACGAATATGTCACCCGTTCAGTTCAGGCAGTCATTCAACTAA
- a CDS encoding TetR/AcrR family transcriptional regulator: MARNVEFDEQLAVSKAMDVFWKKGYNGASTRDLTEAMGISNSSLYNTIGDKHQLFIKAIKLYTESRMDAARKMLQPIKSPLKAIEKFINSSVYAITNEPNSCLTIKTTFEVATSDESVQQIIKADNDFTYNLLIDLIKKAIERNEITVSNDAEMLTDYIINQFTGWHESFIIHRDKMRIKKMAEFLIKQISQ, encoded by the coding sequence ATGGCAAGAAACGTAGAATTTGATGAACAATTGGCAGTCTCAAAAGCAATGGATGTCTTTTGGAAAAAAGGCTATAATGGTGCATCAACCCGTGATCTTACCGAAGCAATGGGCATCAGCAACAGCAGCCTGTATAATACCATCGGTGATAAGCACCAGCTTTTCATCAAGGCAATCAAGCTCTATACCGAATCCCGGATGGATGCCGCCAGGAAAATGTTGCAGCCTATTAAATCACCGTTGAAAGCAATAGAGAAATTTATCAACTCTTCCGTGTATGCCATTACCAATGAGCCCAACAGCTGCCTGACTATTAAAACTACTTTTGAAGTGGCTACAAGTGATGAATCGGTACAACAGATCATCAAGGCTGATAACGATTTCACTTACAACCTTCTGATAGACCTGATCAAAAAAGCTATTGAACGAAATGAAATCACAGTGAGCAATGACGCGGAAATGCTAACCGACTATATCATCAACCAGTTTACCGGCTGGCACGAATCCTTTATCATTCACAGGGACAAAATGAGAATCAAGAAGATGGCTGAGTTTCTAATTAAGCAGATCAGCCAATAA
- a CDS encoding nuclear transport factor 2 family protein: protein MEAKEIVKAYYQAVTDGRFEDILKYKSPDATYWISGDGSWPLGGWRTPEDMANIHKLLQDRFPKGLTISIRSVVVEGNSAVVHLNNFAVRVDGKIYDNEIVVLMKLEGGLITEEREFLDTIHVNDLFFGEMEK from the coding sequence ATGGAAGCAAAAGAAATTGTAAAAGCTTACTACCAGGCCGTGACAGACGGCAGATTTGAAGATATACTAAAATACAAATCCCCAGATGCCACTTACTGGATTAGTGGTGATGGGTCTTGGCCGCTGGGCGGATGGCGAACGCCGGAAGATATGGCCAATATTCATAAACTACTGCAAGATCGTTTCCCGAAAGGACTAACAATATCCATACGGTCTGTCGTTGTAGAAGGAAACAGTGCCGTAGTACATTTGAATAATTTTGCTGTGCGTGTCGACGGCAAAATCTACGATAACGAGATTGTGGTGCTCATGAAGCTGGAAGGCGGCCTGATCACAGAGGAAAGAGAATTTTTGGACACCATCCATGTCAACGACCTGTTTTTCGGTGAAATGGAAAAATAA
- a CDS encoding winged helix-turn-helix transcriptional regulator: MGNSIKINSTNQANKKVLSDRCGVNDTLALIGKRWLMTVLYEISSGNNQFTFLRKSIPEISEHILGTRINDLVQQKLITKKEIENTVPLQIMYVVTVKGEELLSLVNELCIWDRNWAR, from the coding sequence ATGGGAAACAGTATTAAAATAAATTCTACCAATCAGGCAAACAAGAAAGTGTTATCGGACAGATGTGGAGTTAATGATACGCTTGCTTTGATCGGCAAACGATGGTTAATGACGGTTCTTTATGAAATTTCATCAGGAAACAACCAGTTCACTTTTTTAAGAAAAAGTATTCCGGAAATTTCAGAACATATCTTAGGAACTCGTATAAATGACTTAGTACAACAGAAGCTCATAACAAAGAAAGAAATTGAGAACACGGTTCCGTTACAGATAATGTATGTGGTCACAGTAAAAGGAGAGGAGCTTTTATCGTTGGTAAATGAACTATGTATTTGGGATAGAAATTGGGCCAGGTAG
- a CDS encoding peptidoglycan-binding protein LysM, giving the protein MTKHIAIAALTITAFILGTNNVHAQNTTATTTVNITLNDVISIDAGSTAIGNTVDFNYATAADYNSDQTITKANSLKVTSTKNFNVKVKAGGASFVNGTNLIPVNVLTIKAASASGTMGGTKSAVVLSATDQTLVSNAPLGSALTLNLDYTIPAAKSSSSDILGKPAGTYTQTVTYTATAL; this is encoded by the coding sequence ATGACAAAACACATCGCCATAGCAGCCTTAACGATCACAGCTTTCATCTTAGGAACTAACAATGTTCATGCTCAAAACACAACTGCAACCACTACGGTAAATATCACCCTGAACGATGTCATTTCTATCGACGCTGGAAGTACAGCCATCGGGAATACGGTTGACTTCAATTATGCCACTGCAGCAGACTACAACTCTGATCAGACGATTACCAAAGCCAACTCTTTAAAAGTGACTTCTACGAAGAACTTTAATGTAAAAGTAAAAGCAGGAGGGGCAAGCTTCGTTAACGGAACCAACCTGATCCCTGTCAATGTTTTGACCATCAAAGCCGCTTCCGCTTCCGGAACTATGGGCGGAACAAAAAGCGCGGTGGTTTTATCTGCAACGGACCAGACTTTAGTATCCAACGCTCCGCTGGGAAGTGCTTTAACCCTGAACCTGGACTACACGATTCCGGCAGCGAAATCATCATCTTCTGATATCTTAGGGAAACCGGCCGGAACGTATACGCAAACGGTAACGTATACTGCAACAGCTTTATAA
- a CDS encoding aldo/keto reductase, which yields MKTRQLGTQGLEISLIGLGCMGMSPSVGFNTYGKADEKESIATIHRSLELGGNFLDTADLYGPLTNERLVGNAIKGNRDKYIIATKFGFEIDDNDQVTWRINGRPDYVKKAVERSLKNLQTDVIDLYYMHRPDPEVPIEETVGAMAELVKEGKIKYIGISEVTENLIRRANKTYPITAVQNEYSLFERSAEEDGVYQATRELGIGMVAYSPLGRGFLTGQIKTPDDFDADDFRRSIPRFQGEQFYKNIELVEELQMLAVEKSITETQLSIAWVIAKGVTPIPGTKRVQYIEQNIAATEVVLSKEDMERIERIIPLGTNTGDRNILQSF from the coding sequence ATGAAAACAAGACAATTAGGAACGCAGGGATTGGAAATCTCATTGATAGGCCTGGGTTGTATGGGAATGAGCCCATCCGTTGGCTTTAATACCTATGGAAAGGCAGACGAAAAGGAATCGATAGCAACCATACACCGCTCGCTTGAGCTGGGAGGCAACTTCCTAGACACCGCCGACCTGTATGGCCCCCTGACCAATGAACGGTTGGTTGGAAATGCAATTAAGGGGAATAGGGACAAATATATCATTGCAACAAAATTCGGATTTGAGATTGACGACAATGATCAGGTTACCTGGCGCATCAATGGAAGGCCGGATTATGTAAAAAAAGCGGTGGAACGATCCCTTAAAAATCTACAGACGGATGTGATCGACCTGTATTACATGCACCGTCCCGATCCGGAGGTTCCGATCGAAGAGACTGTTGGGGCAATGGCAGAGCTTGTAAAGGAAGGCAAAATCAAATATATTGGTATTTCAGAAGTGACCGAGAATTTGATACGAAGGGCTAATAAAACCTATCCCATCACCGCTGTTCAAAACGAATATTCCCTTTTTGAACGAAGTGCCGAAGAAGATGGCGTATATCAGGCTACACGGGAGCTCGGTATAGGGATGGTTGCATATTCACCCCTCGGAAGAGGATTTCTTACCGGACAGATAAAGACGCCTGACGATTTTGATGCGGATGATTTCAGAAGGTCAATACCCCGCTTCCAGGGAGAACAGTTTTACAAGAATATAGAACTTGTAGAGGAATTGCAAATGCTGGCTGTCGAAAAATCGATCACCGAAACGCAGTTATCGATTGCCTGGGTAATTGCCAAAGGCGTAACACCGATACCGGGTACAAAAAGGGTACAATATATAGAACAGAATATTGCTGCAACGGAGGTTGTACTCAGCAAAGAGGATATGGAACGTATCGAACGTATCATTCCACTGGGGACCAATACCGGAGATCGGAATATTTTACAGTCCTTTTAA
- a CDS encoding DinB family protein, translating to MEAPNLTGAIAALMDEYKKAVDELITVIIPVGQRQLTKTIEPKSSDPDCISIQTILTHVVASMFSYAVYIENSIGLKTVRPERFQFDHISPYILKLREALKYNVDFFTRNPDITLEEFDQSKKINTMWGQQYDVEQMLEHAIVHILRHRRQIENALIKMEAEE from the coding sequence ATGGAAGCCCCTAATCTTACAGGTGCTATTGCTGCACTCATGGATGAATATAAAAAGGCCGTTGACGAGCTGATTACGGTCATCATTCCTGTTGGCCAGCGTCAACTGACTAAAACCATTGAGCCAAAAAGTTCAGATCCAGACTGTATTTCCATTCAAACCATTTTAACACATGTAGTCGCATCGATGTTCAGTTATGCAGTGTATATTGAAAATTCTATTGGACTGAAAACGGTCCGGCCGGAACGGTTCCAGTTTGACCACATCTCCCCTTACATCTTAAAACTCAGGGAAGCGCTGAAATACAACGTAGACTTTTTCACCAGAAATCCAGATATCACCCTGGAAGAATTTGATCAATCGAAGAAGATAAATACAATGTGGGGACAGCAATACGATGTAGAACAGATGTTAGAGCATGCCATTGTTCATATTTTAAGACATCGAAGGCAGATTGAAAATGCACTGATTAAGATGGAAGCTGAAGAATAG